A genomic window from Pseudomonadota bacterium includes:
- a CDS encoding tetratricopeptide repeat protein, which translates to MRKLVTLAATLAVLVALLGTVWVVRELGKKEAEEAVLANRVATDSEAAVTADGKVDHLKAGYAAYHSGRLVEAAAEYQIAADEGDPVAQRNLGFLYEHGHGVNPDYLQAMAWYQKAADQGHRAAFNNIGFLYVAGLGVEQDFVQAHYWYTKAVVAGSAEGKRLREVIRKKMTEEQIATAEKLAKDNGLKEEGVFGF; encoded by the coding sequence ATGCGGAAGCTTGTTACGCTCGCGGCCACGTTGGCCGTCCTGGTTGCCCTTCTCGGAACGGTGTGGGTGGTCCGTGAGCTCGGTAAAAAGGAAGCGGAGGAAGCCGTCCTCGCCAACCGTGTCGCAACCGATTCGGAAGCCGCGGTAACGGCCGACGGCAAGGTGGATCACCTGAAGGCCGGCTATGCCGCCTATCACAGCGGCCGGCTCGTCGAAGCGGCGGCGGAATACCAGATCGCCGCCGATGAGGGCGATCCCGTCGCCCAGCGGAACCTGGGATTCCTCTATGAGCATGGTCACGGCGTGAACCCGGATTATTTGCAGGCCATGGCCTGGTATCAGAAAGCGGCCGATCAGGGGCATCGGGCGGCCTTTAACAATATCGGCTTCCTGTACGTGGCGGGGCTGGGTGTCGAGCAGGACTTCGTCCAAGCACACTATTGGTACACGAAGGCGGTTGTTGCGGGCAGCGCGGAAGGCAAGCGTCTGCGTGAGGTGATCCGGAAAAAGATGACGGAGGAACAGATCGCCACAGCCGAGAAATTGGCGAAGGACAACGGCCTCAAGGAAGAGGGCGTTTTCGGTTTCTGA